A DNA window from Comamonas fluminis contains the following coding sequences:
- a CDS encoding glucose 1-dehydrogenase, whose protein sequence is MNEIFRQFSLEGQVAAVTGAGKGIGRACAVTLAKAGADVALFARTEADLKAVQAEIEALGRRAIIVPGDVNKDEDLQTLIDRTVAELGKITVLVNNVGGGGPNDPRKVSGKAIGDMLAFNVVPAYALIQKAAAAMEAAGGGSVVNISSTAARYSQKYFSAYGAAKAALNQMTRCLAQDFGPKVRINAIEPGTIMTDALAPFLTPERKSRMEATTPMARLGQPEDIAQAALFLASPAASWVTGKVLGVDGGVEAPNF, encoded by the coding sequence ATGAACGAAATTTTTCGCCAGTTTTCGCTGGAAGGGCAAGTGGCTGCCGTGACCGGCGCTGGCAAAGGCATTGGCCGCGCATGTGCAGTGACGCTGGCCAAGGCCGGTGCCGATGTAGCACTGTTTGCGCGTACCGAAGCTGATTTGAAAGCTGTGCAGGCCGAGATCGAAGCCCTGGGCCGCCGCGCCATCATCGTGCCCGGTGATGTGAACAAGGATGAAGATCTGCAGACCCTGATCGACCGCACCGTGGCCGAGCTGGGCAAGATCACCGTGCTGGTCAACAACGTGGGCGGTGGCGGTCCTAACGACCCGCGCAAGGTCAGCGGCAAGGCCATTGGCGATATGCTGGCCTTCAACGTGGTGCCCGCATATGCGCTGATTCAGAAGGCTGCAGCAGCGATGGAAGCGGCTGGTGGTGGTTCTGTGGTCAATATCTCGTCCACGGCTGCGCGCTATTCACAAAAGTACTTCAGCGCCTATGGTGCGGCCAAGGCGGCCCTGAACCAGATGACACGCTGCCTGGCGCAGGACTTTGGCCCCAAGGTGCGTATCAACGCCATCGAGCCCGGCACCATCATGACCGATGCACTGGCCCCCTTCCTCACCCCCGAGCGCAAGAGCCGCATGGAAGCCACCACGCCCATGGCGCGCCTGGGCCAGCCTGAAGATATTGCGCAGGCCGCTCTGTTCCTGGCCAGCCCCGCAGCCAGCTGGGTCACCGGCAAGGTGCTGGGTGTGGACGGCGGCGTGGAAGCCCCCAACTTCTGA